From a single Rutidosis leptorrhynchoides isolate AG116_Rl617_1_P2 chromosome 5, CSIRO_AGI_Rlap_v1, whole genome shotgun sequence genomic region:
- the LOC139849741 gene encoding uncharacterized protein, protein MPGVAPVARAPNRCAPSELKELSSKLRELLDKGYIRLSSSPWRVPVLFIRKKDRSMKPCIKIRYPLPRINDLLDQLQGSGCYSKMIRGVNGIHVDIAKIETVKKWETPKSPTHVGKFLGLTGYYRRFIEEFSIIARPLTTMTHKDALSRKEKAKPLRVRALNMTIRRNLTSHIRDAQLEALKEENVAIESLRGMDKKFVIREDGI, encoded by the exons ATGCCAGGAGTGgcgcctgtagcacgtgcaccgaaTAGGTGTGCACCTTCAGAATTGAAAGAGTTGTCTAGTAAGTTACGAGAGCTTTTAGATAAAGGATACATTCGATTGAGCTCTTCACCATGGAGAGTACCTGTGCTCTTTATTAGGAAGAAGGATAGATCTATGAAACCTTGTATTAAGATTAGATACccgctaccgagaatcaatgatctGTTAGATCAGTTACAAGGATCTGGATGTTATTCTAAGATGATCCGAG gtgtcaatggtattcacgtTGATATTGCGAAAATAGAAACGGTAAagaagtgggagactcctaagtcaccAACGCATGTTGGGAAATTCTTAGGTCTTaccggttattacaggagattcattgaggaATTTTCTATTATTGCCCGACCGTTGACAacaatgactcacaagg atgccttgagcaggaaggaaaaggctaaacctctccgagttagagcATTAAATATGACTATTCGAAGGAATCTTACTTCTCATATACGCGATGCACAGCTAGAGGCATTAAAAGAAGAGAACGTTGCTATTGAGTCACTCAGAGGAATGGACAAGAAGTTTgtcattcgagaagatggaatctga
- the LOC139849739 gene encoding F-box/FBD/LRR-repeat protein At1g13570-like: MEKLWRFEDFEERCTVFLGEIERGEGRFQMQIIIKYLRQHPEMKPECLTTDRISSLPDNIIETILSLVPIRDAIRTSILSKKWRYNWNEILKLVFNEKDMFDKDHDEDSESEDEEDYESEEEEVSESEEGEDSEREERMLMRKYNKHDEIDKILTYLSRKNTIKKLALQMTGDRHCYKIFPYKLPSSVFAFRLLTDLYLQQCDLYHLPRASRFSCLTSLFLKDVEINAEMVLHIVSKCPLLKSFSLVQSFLNVTFTLAFLYKLFGCLPVIEHLNVAIRPHSFSKSNFALPGLPTPMVYLKYARLHGSCFVGEYGLSFAVNFIRSSVNLEKLKLQGYRNYYEEISEIDTFILEENSDIRLEHMKELEINVEDRHIPDDISEIDTLKFVKLILAISPVLKIVRITFHHIWLDEDLNILKDLSSAPRASQMAEFVVEHIYLQDDES, encoded by the exons ATGGAAAAGCTATGGAGGTTTGAGGATTTTGAAGAGAGATGTACGGTTTTTTTAGGAGAGATAGAGAGAGGAGAGGGACGGTTTCAGATGCAGAT AATTATCAAGTACCTACGACAACATCCTGAGATGAAACCTGAATGTTTGACTACGGATCGAATCAGCAGCCTTCCGGATAACATAATTGAAACAATCCTATCTCTTGTTCCAATAAGAGATGCAATCAGGACGAGTATCCTCTCAAAGAAATGGAGATACAATTGGAACGAAATCCTCAAACTTGTGTTCAATGAGAAAGATATGTTTGATAAAGATCATGATGAAGATTCTGAAAGTGAAGATGAAGAAGATTATGAAAGTGAAGAGGAAGAAGTTTCGGAAAGTGAGGAGGGAGAAGATTCCGAAAGGGAAGAAAGGATGTTGATGAGAAAGT ATAACAAACATGATGAAATCGACAAAATATTAACTTATTTGTCGAGGAAGAATACTATCAAGAAATTGGCACTTCAAATGACTGGTGACAGACATTGTTATAAAATCTTTCCGTATAAGTTACCTTCATCCGTCTTCGCGTTTCGTCTGTTAACTGATCTATACCTCCAACAGTGTGATCTTTACCATCTACCAAGAGCCAGTAGATTTAGTTGTCTTACAAGCTTATtcctgaaagatgtagagatcaatGCAGAAATGGTTCTACATATCGTATCCAAGTGTCCATTACTCAAGAGTTTCAGTCTG GTTCAATCTTTTCTGAATGTTACATTCACTCTTGCTTTCTTGTATAAGCTATTTGGGTGTTTACCTGTGATTGAACATTTGAATGTTGCCATTCGGCCCCATTCATTCTCTAAG TCCAACTTTGCTTTACCAGGGCTTCCAACCCCGATGGTCTACCTCAAATACGCGCGTTTACACGGAAGTTGTTTCGTAGGCGAATATGGGTTGTCGTTTGCTGTCAATTTTATCAGAAGCTCCGTAAATTTGGAGAAGCTTAAGCTACAG GGTTACCGAAATTATTACGAGGAGATATCTGAGATAGACACCTTTATTCTGGAAGAGAATTCAGATATTAGGTTGGAACATATGAAGGAACTGGAGATTAATGTAGAAGACAGACATATACCAGATGACATATCTGAGATAGACACCTTAAAGTTTGTGAAGCTTATATTGGCCATATCACCTGTGCTGAAGATAGTGAGGATAACTTTTCACCATATATGGTTAGATGAAGACTTAAATATATTAAAAGATCTTTCAAGCGCCCCACGCGCGTCACAGATGGCAGAATTTGTTGTTGAGCATATATATCTACAGGATGATGAAAGTTGA